Below is a genomic region from Seriola aureovittata isolate HTS-2021-v1 ecotype China chromosome 23, ASM2101889v1, whole genome shotgun sequence.
AAGGTGTTTTAATGACAAGATTTCAACATGGACCAGAGCAGATTCCAGAATTAAATTTCGCTCCATCTCTCAGGTCAGTTACAGGTGATAGGATCACCTCATCCCATCGTGGCCACTCCGGGCGATGACGTCATCCTGCCGTGCCACGTGGAGCCTCCGGTGAACGTGGCGGGGTTAACGGTGGAGTGGTCGAGGCCCGACCTTCGACCTTATCCCAATGATCTGCAGAAGCGGGTCGGCTTTGTGCATCTTTACCGGGACAGCCGTGAGGTCCTGGACATGAAGATCTCGTCGTACGTCCTGAGGACGGCGCTGTTCTTAGAAGACCTGAGACGAGGCAACATATCGCTCAAGATCACTAATGTGACGCTCACAGACGAAGGGAGATACAGATGTTTCATCCCAAAGttaaaaagcctgaaaaaatctTCTATTGTTAATCTTGAAATTGGTGAGTTCATTTGTTGAGATGGTTCATGGTTTGACTTAAAACTAATTTATTATACCAACGTTTTGTCTTGTCTGTACAAGGTCAAATCATAATACACATACAAGATCACCTCGACCATTGAGGGTCATTTTGTGAACGACTTCTTCTATGTTGCTGTTGCCCTGGACTACTGTTGTCTCCCTTAGATACTATTATGTTGTAAATCATTAAGAAACCTTCTGTTTTCCCAGATCAAAGCTCAACTAATACCTCAACAGAGACGCCGCTAAATCCCAAAAACCTCCGAACCCCGGGTCCTACCGAAGAGATGGACAGTGAGGGTGAGAGAATGATTCAAACATGAAATTGTCAACGTTATCAGCAGAAACGTTTTGCTTTTTAACCTCTGTATCTCCATTTGGAAGCGAAATTAAACCCAATGTTCGATACGTTTCAGTATTGGCaatcaatatatttacattgagtatttttttaacacttttgaTAGTGGCAGTGGAGTCCACCATTCTTGCTCTATGTTCACTAAAATGTTCAACTGGTGAAACACAGaggggcttttattgtgaaaaggtCACAGGAAATGTGACTGGATCACTCAGCGACAGCGTCATTATATTAAGCTGCACTTTATGTTACCACGGGTAACCACGGGTTACGTTGCTCTCGACTCTGCTTGATTTTCCAGCAGGTGACGTGTCCAGTCGGAGCAGACTGGCCCTCCTTTTCGCCTTTTTGCTGATTGTGGCTTTTGTAGTCGGAGGATTTttagtacgtgtgtgtgtgtgtgaaaaaaaaaaaaagaaggtaagTCAGacgctttattttttatttttggattctATGTATTTTCTTCAATGATAAGTGCTggataaaataaaggaaacagaatgtgtaatttgtgtgtaGATCTTTTTCTTTGGGAGACAGTTGActaataattttcttttaattgttcCTCCAGCTTATGACAGCACCTTAAATATACCTGTGGGGTTGAAAACTCTGACGCCACTTTCAGGTGCCTTGCTCGGTAAACATTGTTAAAGGAGATGAGAGCACTACCCGCTTACCCGGATATAATTAGTTGATGAATTCACACCAGAAACGTCTCTGGCCACGAGTGAACTCAGAGGATCTGCAGAAGAGAGGCTTTCATGATGTGGATTAAAAATGGACCTGTGATATTTAAATACTGACACCTGCTCTGATGACATCTGTTGAGTTGAAATAGAACTAGTCTGTTCCTCATTTGAATTATATTTACATCTGCTGCGTGCACACCCACATGGACACCGGAAACTTTGCATGCAGCTTTTAGTTGGACGTGAACACACAGAGGCATTTCATCTGTATTTAGATACACTTCCTTTGGAGAGAAAAGTCATCATTTTAGTTATGCCCTCCTTTTATTTGCAGCGTATGCATGTTGCAATATGCAGGCATATTGCAGATCCATATACAAATAACGCACCAAACAGGTTTGTATAATAACATACTAAATGCTTTACGGCAGAGTCATGACATATAAGTTCCAATTCATGTAATCTCACCTCCTCCAATGCAAATCTCTCCTGTGCACCACTTCCTCATGTGCGATGGTGGATTTCGGTGCGTCGTCCTCACTAACACTTCCGTGATCAATATATTTAAACAGTAGATCCGTCTGTTTGTGGAGCGCTTGAGCCTTCAGTAGTCTCCTGTTTCTGTATCCAAGGCCAGATCATTTCAGCTGTTCAGTAAAAGCCGCAGTGTTTCCTTATCTCCAGTCACAGAGGGAAGCAAATTGACTATGgcgcatatatatatatatatgtacatctTGATGCCTTTGCCAAAATGTATCTATGGAAGTGTCCTCATTGTCTGGACCTCTCGCAGGTTAGATGCACATCACTGCAGGGCGATGTAGAAGCCTTTAAATAAAGTGAGAGGTGGTTATTTTAATTCTTCACACTTCCCACTAGACTGGAATAAATCAGACTGAGCAGTCGACTGGAGGTCAAgtttctctcctgtttttgtgcttttttaaaatgactgtatTCTGTGTAAATGAGTAAAAGTCAGTACAGAATCGAGCTGCCACTATATGCATCAGCGGTGGTGCATATCACTTACCACAGCATCTGCAGTTTTGCCATGTGAACCTGAAAGTTGAATTTCCTTACtaatgaagctgtttttcatctgtgaacTCTGTTCCCTCGACATTGACAAAGCGCCTTTGAACACGTGTCTGAGTAACTGGTTGATTTATTAACTGCTATTTAATTGAATGTGAAATTAAAGCTTTTTCACAACTCTACTTCTTGTTCATTTGCAATTAAAGCACATTTGCAGCGCTTACAGCCAGTGACAAGTTCATCTGTTAACTGATTTGGGAGCAGTTAGCAATGTTCTGCCAAGAGTCCCCATTATCCTCTGGACAGGAGTCAGCAGTTGAAGGTTCAACCAtgggtctgttttttttcactatgGTTCAATGGGAGGAAACAGTTTTAGAGGCTGAATAGAAACACAGACCTGTGTGATGTCAGTAACGTGATTAACAGTGTTGCTATATAAAATATTTCCGTTGAAGGGCCACATTTGCTTCCCACCAAATCTACATCCTCTCACCAAAGCATAActaattattttatatgttgaCCTCGTGTTCTCAGCTTCTATGACTCAATGAAAAACTGGGTGTTATCTTTGATTGAGTCATCAAGACTGAAACTGATTCTGTTCTCCCATGATATGGAGAAAGTTATCCACGCCTTTGTCACAACTCGACTGGACGGTTGTAATTCCTGGTATTTAGGCCTTCAGCCGTCATTATCTTCACTCGCAGATGCTCCAGAACGCAGCTGCAAGGATGTTGAGCACATCGTTCCAGTCGATTGCTTTTAAGGTTCTTAACGGCCAGCCCCTCTATCACACATCACTGGCGCTCAGCTCCAAGTCGCACAGATCTGAAAGCTCATCTCTCTTGTCTGTCCCACGGTCACGACTAAAACTAAAAGGTGACTGAGCTTTTTGAGTTGCTGCTCCAAAATTATGGATATCAGATGGTAAATGGACTCGCACTTATATAGCCACTTTAAGTCAAAGCGCTTTccaatacttgccacattcacccattcactcacattcatacactgatggaacagccatcaggggcaatgtggggttcagtatcttcagtatcttgcccaaggatacTTCGACATGTGACCTGGAGGAGTCTGGGATTGAACCACAGACCTTCTAATTAGTCGACGACCCGCTCTACTTCCTGAGCCGCAGCCGCCGCGCCCAGATGAGCTCCCGCCATCTCTATTTTTAAATCTCGGCTGAAGACAGATTTATATGTATCATATTTAGtatgttttccttgtgttttcatttatttgtcctttgtacagcactttgttCAGCTCAAGCTGTGTTAAAATCTGCTCTAGAAATAAACTTGACAAATGTGTTGGAGGAGCTGGTTGATGTTCATCACCTCAACGCAACATGTGTGAGACTTGAAGCAAAATCTGAAGCTTTAACATCCGCATCGTGACGTCAAGAGTCTAAAACctgcaaaaaaagcaaaaaatttTGAAAGTGCTTAGTTTTTGGAAGGTTCTTTTATTTCTCAATTTTCATAAATTTACATTTCTATAGATCTGGCCTACggttttttgtgtcttttgggttgtttttcttcatcaatGCTCTGGGGgaagcaccaaaaaaaaaacaaaaaaacatcatcatcgaCATCATGGAAACATTTGCTCAAATCTCACACGGTTATAAAGGATGTTGAAACAAGAGGAGTGAATTCAAGTGTCAAACTAAGACTGTAAACCCGTTTAACCTGTAAGCTGTTAGTTTCTCTAAAACTCCCACAGTGCACGAATAAATAGCTGGAGTTGCTGTTTCATTATCTTGCTGATCCAGCTaattctttttattcatttgcagAAATGTACATTAAGGAGATCAAAACCTGAGTGTATAGCCCTGTTTTTCTCCACAAGCAGTAATTTTCTTCTCATAAGAAGCTCTGAACAAATATCCAGTTAACACTTTCCTCTGATAAGTTTCCATTTCCctgaaatacagtttttttcagtcattcagGTGCTTTTGGAAAGTGGGTAGTGTgatttacaaaggttgatttagATGGCATGAACATTCAAGCTCCAGCCTACATAAGATTTATATATATCTTCTCTTCAGGCTTTCACTTTATTCCTTTGATAATTTCTCAGTGACTTTATATTCGTCTATGTATTTGTTGCCTTTTGACTTGATTTACTCCCCCGGCTTCTTTATAGGCTAAAATcagggtcaaaatgattttgagcttgtaaagtgatatTTACAAATGATTCCAAAGTTTGTTGTtataaatcaacctttgtaaacctgtaataTAAATCTgaatgagaaattcaagtttgtggATGTGAATAAATTTTGCTTGTGGcgagatttgtgtttgttaaaaagAGAGACAATGTGAACCAAAACTGAAccatttttttaacaaatacaaatctcttcaAAACAAGCACAATTTCTTCACAGgaacttgaatttctcatgcagaatttttttttttacaggtttgcaaaggttgatttacaactacaaacactgGAATTATGGGTACAACTTCATAATCATGTGGACTAGCTTGAGCACATATACATATTGGGTGCACATGATTTACCATTTCTCACTGGTTGTGTTCGATCAAGGTGTGATTCTGGCCTGAGTTGGATTCTAGCAACCCTATGAGTAAttgtattacagtttttctctgtc
It encodes:
- the LOC130163995 gene encoding myelin-oligodendrocyte glycoprotein-like isoform X1, translated to MDIKELSQSFSFSPLICLTLTVFLLQFTCTSAEGQLQVIGSPHPIVATPGDDVILPCHVEPPVNVAGLTVEWSRPDLRPYPNDLQKRVGFVHLYRDSREVLDMKISSYVLRTALFLEDLRRGNISLKITNVTLTDEGRYRCFIPKLKSLKKSSIVNLEIDQSSTNTSTETPLNPKNLRTPGPTEEMDSEAGDVSSRSRLALLFAFLLIVAFVVGGFLVRVCVCEKKKKKVSQTLYFLFLDSMYFLQ
- the LOC130163995 gene encoding myelin-oligodendrocyte glycoprotein-like isoform X2, with amino-acid sequence MDIKELSQSFSFSPLICLTLTVFLLQFTCTSAEGQLQVIGSPHPIVATPGDDVILPCHVEPPVNVAGLTVEWSRPDLRPYPNDLQKRVGFVHLYRDSREVLDMKISSYVLRTALFLEDLRRGNISLKITNVTLTDEGRYRCFIPKLKSLKKSSIVNLEIDQSSTNTSTETPLNPKNLRTPGPTEEMDSEGDVSSRSRLALLFAFLLIVAFVVGGFLVRVCVCEKKKKKVSQTLYFLFLDSMYFLQ
- the LOC130163995 gene encoding myelin-oligodendrocyte glycoprotein-like isoform X4: MDIKELSQSFSFSPLICLTLTVFLLQFTCTSAEGQLQVIGSPHPIVATPGDDVILPCHVEPPVNVAGLTVEWSRPDLRPYPNDLQKRVGFVHLYRDSREVLDMKISSYVLRTALFLEDLRRGNISLKITNVTLTDEGRYRCFIPKLKSLKKSSIVNLEIDQSSTNTSTETPLNPKNLRTPGPTEEMDSEGDVSSRSRLALLFAFLLIVAFVVGGFLVRVCVCEKKKKKLMTAP
- the LOC130163995 gene encoding myelin-oligodendrocyte glycoprotein-like isoform X3; translation: MDIKELSQSFSFSPLICLTLTVFLLQFTCTSAEGQLQVIGSPHPIVATPGDDVILPCHVEPPVNVAGLTVEWSRPDLRPYPNDLQKRVGFVHLYRDSREVLDMKISSYVLRTALFLEDLRRGNISLKITNVTLTDEGRYRCFIPKLKSLKKSSIVNLEIDQSSTNTSTETPLNPKNLRTPGPTEEMDSEAGDVSSRSRLALLFAFLLIVAFVVGGFLVRVCVCEKKKKKLMTAP